The Thermococcus eurythermalis genomic sequence GAGAAGACCCTCAAACGCTGGCGCAAGGAAGCTCCTGAGGACTTCACCTTTGCCATAAAGGCATTCCAGGGGGTAACCCACCCGCCCAACAGCCCGACATGGCGCAGAAGCAACGTAAGACCCGGCAAAAACGTCGGTCTCTTAAAACCGACCAGTGAAGTCCTCCACTTCTGGAGGATAACGCTGAAGGAAGCCGAGGCCCTCGGTGCGCGTTTTATCCTGATACAACTGCCCAAAAGCTTCAGGGAGAGCGAGGAGAGCTTTGATAACGCCGAGAAGTTCTTCAAGATGGTGGAGAGGAAAGACTTTGAGATTGCCGTCGAGCTTAGGGGCTGGAGCGAGAGAGGCATCAAGCGCTTCGTCGGGGAATTCAATGTTATAGACGTCACGGATCCGCTCGTGAGGGTTCCCCTCCACAACGGCGAGACCAGCTACTACCGCCTGCACGGGCGCTACGAGAACGGAAGGATAATCTACAGGCACTCCTACAGCGACGAGGAGTTGGAGAAAATCAGGGAGCGCGTCCTCGGCTGGAACCGCGGGGAGAGCTTTGTCTTCTTCAACAACTCGGACATGTGCAGGGACGCGAAGAGGTTCAAGGTGATGGTGAAGGAGTGAAGGGGGCGCCGCGGCCCCCTTAAAAAGTCAGGCACGGGTCCAGCTCATCACGCCTCAGCCGAGGGTGTCTTCATCATCCGTCCGGTTTTCAATCAAACCCTGGCTTCCTGGCGTTTACAACTTCTTTGTTCACGAGGGTTGGCGGAACCTCCCCGTTCTTGAATGCTATGAGGTTCCTCGCCACGAGCTCAGCCATTCCCTCCCTCGCCCCGTAAGTTGCACTCCCTATGTGGGGCGCGAGGACAACGTTTTTCAGGCTGAAGAGCTCCTCGTTGTAGTATGGCTCCTCCTCGTAGACGTCAAGTCCAGCCCCGGCTATCCAGCCCTCCTTCAGGGCCTTTATCAGCGCTTTCGTGTCCACCACCTTTCCACGCGCTATGTTCACGAGTATCGCCGTGTTCTTCATAAGCCTGAGCTCCCTCTCACCTATCATGTGGTAGGTCTCTTTTGTTAGTGGAACTGCCAGAACCACGAAGTCGCTCTCACCGAGGAGCTCGTCAAGGGGTTTGAACTCGCGTTGAGTTCTTTCTCGGCCTCAGGCTTCCTCGTGCGCGAAGTGTAGAGAATTCTCATTCCAAAGCCCCTAGCGCGCCTCGCAACGGCCTGGCCAATCCTGCCAAAGCCCACGATACCTATCGTCTTCCCGTAGACGTCGTAGCCGAGGAACCAGCGCGGGTGCCAGGCTATTCCCCGTCTCTTCCACTCACCGGAGCGCGTGAAGCTCTCGGCCTCGATGAGGCGCCTCGCCGCTGCGAGCAGAAGAGTCCATGCGAAATCTGCTGTTGCATCTGTGAGGACGTCGGGGGTGTTGGTGACGTAGATTCCCCTCCTTGTCGCCTCCTCGACGTCTATGTTGTCGTAGCCCACTGCATAGTTAGCCACAATCCTGAGCCTCGGGGCGGCGTCAAAGACCTCAGCGTCAATCCGCTCGCTGAGCATGGTCACCAGCGCATCGACATCGCGAACCTTTTCAAGCAGAACCCCTCTGGGGATTTCCCTCTCCTCGGGCCAGACCTCGACCTCAAAGTGCTCCCTCAGCATCGCGATACCGTTCTCAGGAATGGCGCGCGTGATGAAAACCTTTGGCATTGGCATCACCGGATAAAGAAAAGAAAAGGGGTACTTTTAGCGTTTTCTCAGCTTATCAACGAGCCAGATGAGTATCGGCAGGACTATGAAGGCCATCATATCCCCGGTGTCTCCTGCAAATGCCAGTACGTCTGCAAAGTTCTTGACACCTGCAAAGTACACCAGAGCTGGTGGGATAACCGTTAAACCCCAGGCTATCGGCCTCTTGAGCCCCACGAACTCCTCGTTGTTGCTCTGCTGTGCCAGTGCTATTCCTATGTAGCTCGTGGTTATGGCCAGGAGGGGAATAAGGTTGCCGACGATTTTTCCAGTGCGCCCGTAGAGAAGCTCAAGGCCCTGAGTGGCTATCTGTGGAGTGTTTCTGCCGAAGGCGAGAAGGAAAGCCACCATGAATATCGCGTAGATAACAGTTGGAATGACGAAGGCCCAGACGAGAATCTTCTTGGTCTCTTCGTAGCTTCCGAGCCCCTTGTAAACGTCCGGAATGACGGTGTGGCAGCCGAGGGCGAAGATTGCAACACCCGTCATGCTGAGAATTCCGGAGAGGTCTGTGTAGAGGCCGTTGCTGAGCTTTGCATGGGGGACGAGCATTACTGTGACCGCTATGAAGAGCGCCAGCATGGCGTAGCTCATTGCCAGCTCGGTCTTTCCGCTCGCTTCAAGACCGCGGTAGACCACCAGCGAGGCGAGAACCCAGAAGATGAGCGCTCCTACCGTCTCGCTTACCCCAAAGAGGCCCGCGAAGACGCTCCCCATTCCGGCTATGTAGGCCAGGACTGCACCAAAGCTCATTATGGAGATGCTGAGATACATCAGCCAGCCGCCGGCCTTCCCAAGGACGCGCTGGGCCACCGTGCTCATCTGTGCCCCGCCCATTCCTGCCGAGAACTTAAGGACGATGAGACCCGTCCAGAGCATGAGGAACATCACACCAATGAGCACTGCCAGGGCGGGTATAAGGCCGACCTTGCTGGCGGCGTAGGGCAGACCGAGCACTCCAGCACCTATCTGTGTCCCCACGAGGATAGCCAGAGCCTCCCCCTTTGTTATGTGCTTCTTCTCGACCTGTATTATGTTCACCCTGAGTCCCCGGGTGGCCTTTCTCTTCCTTACGTTCTGGATTATCACGAGCTTCTTTCTTCTCTGGGCCGCTATGCGGGCCGAATAATAGCGGCCGTGAGAAGTGGTGACCTTTTTCCTATCAACTCCCTCAGAGACCGGCATCTCTCTCACCAGTTCAGTGGCAGGACAAACCCAATTTAAATCCTCGCTCGGAAGGTTGAAGGGAATTTCCAATATCCTTCGATGGCCTCCCAGGTAGGTAGAATTTTTAAGCTCCCGATCAAAGTATTACCATGCTGAGCCACGCCGCTAAAATTCTTGCCAGGTCTAAGTTTGCGATAGCGTTTACCGGTGCAGGAATAAGCGCTGAAAGCGGCATCCCCACGTTCCGGGGCTTCAACGGCCTGTGGAAGAGGTACCGGCCGGAGGAACTTGCCACCCCCGAGGCCTTCAGGAGAGACCCTCACCTCGTCTGGGAGTTCTACAGGTGGAGGATGCGCAAAATTCTCAGAGCAAAACCAAACCCCGCGCACTACGCCCTCGCAAGGCTTGAGGAAATCGGCGTTCTTAAGGCGGTGATAACCCAGAACGTTGATGACCTGCACAGGGAAGCCGGGACGAAGAACCTGATAGAGCTTCACGGGAACATCTTCAGGGTTCGCTGTACCTCCTGCGATTACAGGGAGAACCTGAAGGGGAGCGGCCGCGTCCATGAGTTCGTGGAGTCTAGAGAACTCCCGAGGTGTCCGCGTTGCGGTTCTCTGCTCAGGCCTGACGTTGTGTGGTTCGGTGAGCCTCTGCCGAAGGAAGCACTGGAGAAGGCGTTTAACCTCGCCGAGAGGGCGGACGCGGTCATAGTTGTCGGGACGAGCGGTGTGGTGTACCCCGCCGCCTACATCCCATACATCGTGAAGGAAAGGGGCGGCAGGGTCATAGAGGTCAACGTGGAGAGGAGTGGGGTAACGCCGGTGGCGGACGTCTTTCTGCGTGGAAAGGCTGGAGAGGTTCTCCCAAAACTTGTGAAGCTCGTGGAGGGGCTGATATGAAGGTACTCCTTGTCGGTTTCACGAGTGAGGAGGTTGAGAAAGTCAAAGAGCTCGGCTACCCGGTTCTTCCAGTTCCCGAGCACTTCAGGGGCCTCAAAGTTTCGGAAATACTTGAAAAGGACTTCGAAGAGGGGAAGCTGGACTGGGCAGGCGGAAAGTTCCTCATAATGCACGGACTCAGCAACGAGGACATCAAGAGGGTAATCCCCGCAGTTAGGGAGCTCGCGGAGGGCAGAGTAATATTTGCGACGACAACTGAAACGAACCTGGGGTGGACACTCGAAGAACTTCTCGCGGAGCTCAGACAGGAAGACGAATACTTCCGGGCCATGCGGGAAGTGAAGAGACAGATAAAGGAACGGAAGGGCCCGTTCCTCGACATCGGCAACGTTAAATAATGGTTTAGTGTAACCACCAGTGAGGGTGGGGTCATGATAAAGGCCGTCCTGTTCGACTTAGATGACACTCTCGTTGATACGACTAAACTTGCCGAGATGGCGCGGCGCAACGCGATAGAAAACATGATACGTCACGGTCTTCCCGTTGGCTTTGATACCGCTTACAACGAGCTCCTTGAGCTGATAAACGAATACGGGAGCAATTTCAACAGGCACTTTGACTACCTCCTGAGGAGGCTCGAACTGCCCCAGAACCCCAAATGGGTGGCCTCTGGAGTCATAGCCTACCACAACACGAAGTTTGCTTACCTGCGGAGCGTCAGGGGCGCGAGAAAAGTCCTCCTTGACCTGAAAAGGGAGGGGTACGTCCTTGCAGTGGTCACCGACGGCGACCCGATAAAGCAGTGGGAAAAGATACTCCGCCTTGAACTCGACGACTTCTTTGACGACGTCTTCATATCGGATTACCTTGGCGTCAGGAAACCGCATCCGAAAATTTTTAAGCGGGCGCTTAAGAAACTGGGCGTGAGACCAGAAGAGGCCGTGATGGTCGGGGACAGACTCTATTCGGACATTTATGGAGCTAAAAGGGTCGGAATGAAGACCATCTGGTTCCGTTATGGAAAATACCGCGATAAGGAGCTTGAATACCTCGATTACGCGGACTTCGCCGTTGATAGTCTAGAAGAAGTGCCGAAAATCGTGAGGGGACTTAACAATGAGGAGAAAGAGCGTTCGGATTCGGAAGTTCATGCTGATTGACAGCGCCTACAAGTCCAGAATCCTCAGGGGGGATAAAGTCACGACAATACGATATGGCCTCTACGAGGCGGAGCCGGGCAGTGAGGTCTATCTCGTGATAACCCCCAGCGATACTGCGGTAGCGAAGGTAAGGATAACCCGCGTCGAGAGAAAGAAGGTGAAGGAGCTCACCAACGAAGACGCAAAGCTCGACGGCTTTTCCGACGTTAGAGAGCTCCTACGTGAACTGAACAGGATTTACGGGGAGCTCTACGGGGACGACGAGGTAACGATTATAGGGTTTGAGGTCATCAAGCGCTTTGAGGACGGGATTCCCCTCAAGTGGCTCAAGGGCCTCAACTACCGCGAGCCGGAGGAAATAGCGAGGCTCTACCTAGAAAACCAGGACAGGCTCAACTTCAACCGCGAGACCGACTTCATAATGCGCCGCATCTACAACGAGGGGCTCGGGAGAGCGGTCAGAACCTTCGGGCCCAAGAAAGTCCAGGGGGCGCTCCTCAAGGTCTACCACGGCCTCTACGGGGCGGGACTGATTTAGGGCAGGAAAAGCTTTTTTACGGCTTCTTCCTTCTTTAGACGCAATGAAAAAAAGCAAGTTTGACACCCGGTTTACAGCACTCACCGCGGGGGTTTTCTTTGTCCTGACCCTCCAGACGACGGGGCTACTCCGTGGGATAAACGAACTTGTCAATTCACGGCTTCCCCTCCTCGATACCCCTTTGATGAACTTCCTCACGTGGCTTGGTGATGGCCTCTTTCTCGTCCTCTTCGTGATTTTTGCGGTTCTGCACGACTGGAAAAGAGAAAGACGGCTTTCTGACAGAACCCTGGCCTTTGTAGCGTCGGCAGTGGTTGGACTTGCGGTGGTCGGGGTGCTGAAGTTCGCCTTCGCCGAACCGAGGCCGAGGCCACTCCCCGGAGCGCACGCACTTAGCGCCGGGGCCTTTCCCTCGGGGCATACCTTCAGGGCTTCGATAATAGCGGGCTACGTGGCCGACCGCTGGAAAAGGTTTGCCCCATTTGCATGGGCCTACGCAGTAGGAATAGCCCTCACAAGGCTGTTTCTTCACTACCACTGGCTTGGCGACGTCTTTTTCAGCCTCATCTTCGCCCCCTGGCTCTACCGCCTGTTAATTCTGACAGAGGACATCTGGCTTCCTTTTGCGAGAAGAATACTCGAAAAGTTCAAGGTGGGGGTCGTTGAGGTATGAACGGCATCATCGAGGTCTTTCTGCTCTCGCTCGTCCCGACGTTCGAGGGGCGCTACGCCATAGTCTACGGCATCGGCGGGGGTTATCCCCTATGGGAGACGCTTTTGACGGCTGCCCTGGGTGTTTTGCTCCTCTCAATTGCCCTTCCAGCAGCCCTGCCGTACATAGACAGGATTATGCTGTGGCTGGAGAATACCCCCTTGAAGAAGCTCGCGCGCCTGTATCTCTACTACGTCGAGCGCGTGAGAAAGAAGGCCCGCCCCTACGTTGAGAAGTGGGGTTTCCTTGGACTGATAGTGTTTGTCGCGATACCCCTGCCAGGGACGGGAATATGGACGGGTAGCCTCGCGGCTTACCTCCTGGGAATCGGGAAGAAGCAGACGGTTCCCGCCCTGGTACTCGGAGGACTCCTCAGTATGGCGATAACGGTACTCCCCGCGCTGGGGCTGTTTGGATAAGGCAAAAAGGAAAGACTCAGGCGGGCTTCAACATACTAGCCTTCCTTGATGTCCACACCTTTTGGAGCTCAAATGTGCTTAGACCTCAAGCCTCCCAAGTTCCTTCTCAATGAGCCTCCACTGCTTCTCCAAGTACGTGGAGGGGTCTGTGGCCACTATTAAGGTGCCTCCCGCGTTGAGGACGTGGTCTTTCAGTGATAGCAGGAACTTGAAAGCGCGTTCAAAGCCGTTTTCCAGCGCGAGGTACTCAAAGCAGTCGAGCACGACGATTGAATGTCCCATTTCTAGGTGCCTTTTGACCAGGTCCACAAGTATCCCCATATCGGTTGGGGGTATTATCGTCACGTTCTCAGAGGAAGCACTTGAAGAGACGTTGGTGACCCAGAAGACTGGAAACGTCGGTGTTCCGCCCTTAGGCGGGCTCCTGGTAATGAGAACACCGTTCCCAGCGGACTCCATTTTCTGGAGTATTGCCTGCAGGTGCCTCGGGTTGTCCACGTAAAACGCTCCCTTGGGGATGTTTACCACCGTGGTTTTGGGGGGCGTGACCTGGAAAAGTGCGTATTTTGCCATGCCGATTAGCATCATCGTCCTGAACAGCGCCCCCGCTCCATAAAAATAAGAGGAAAGCGAAGTGTTTATCGTCACAGGGTACGTGAGGTTAATAACACCTAGAAGGAATGCGCCGAGGGGAAAGAGGACTGCAATGTTTTTGATTCCTATGCTTCTCTCAATCAGAACATAGCTAAGGGTCATGAGGGACAGCCCAACAAACGACACGGGAAACGCCATCAGAACTGAGGGGGACAGACTGTATATCGTCGTGATAAGGACGTAAGCGGAGCCTCCTGCGACAATTGCAGTGAGCAAGACTTGAGCACGCAGACTTTCAAGCCGTTCAAGAATGGCAAGAGAAGTGACCAGTAAAAGTACCCCCTGGATCACGGCCAGCAGGGCCATGAGGGGCATTAATGCAGTTACTTCAGGGTTTACCCCCAGCTCTTCCAGTATCGGCCCCTGGGCAAGTGCGGCCAAGACATCAATCCATAATGCTAGGCTCAAGAAGAGCATGAACTTCTCCTGCTTCCTGACCCACCTGTAGAGGGCAAACCCCCACGTAAAAAGCCTCATAATCACATTTAGAATCTCCAGCACGCGCCTCACCCACTTAGTATTATTGCTTCGTGTGGGGGCTATTAACGTTTTGGTTTTTAGAGCTAGTTTAGAGGAAACTTTCGACAGAATTTTGAGAAGATTTTTAAAAAATTACATTTTTCTTTCTTAAGTCTTGTCGTTCACGGCTGGGATGCAGTAAACTACTCAACGCCTTTCAATCAGGAAGGCAACACTTTTTTAAAGCCTAAAAATCCTACCATACTTTGAAATGAAGCGCTCAGTAACAATAAAACTCCACCCCTCAAAAGAACAAGCGAAAATCCTCCACCAGTTAGCCGATTCAGGAGCCAAAGCCTGGAACCGAGTAAACTACTTGAGGCGACAACAATACTTCAAAGACCAAATCGTGGACTTTAACAGAACCGAGAAAACCGTTTATGGGGAGTTTAAACGGGAAATCGGTTCAGCAACCGTCCAGCAAATAGCGAGGAAAAACGCCGAAGCTTGGCGGAGTTTCTTCTCCCTCCTCCGAAAAAAGCGGAATGGTGAACTTCCCTCTTGGCTTAAGCCCAAACCACCAAACTATCTCAAAGAAGGCTGGCAGAGAAAACCCTTAATCGTCCTGAGAAACGACCAGTACAAGATTGAAGGGAACAAACTAATCCTCAAGGGTCTTGGCAAGTTTAAACGCCTCGAAGTCCAGTTTAAGGGAAGAATTCACCTGAAGGGCAAGCAGGGGCGGTTAGAAATCACTTACGACCCCGTTAGGAGAAAATGGTATGCTCACGTGAGCTTTACAGTCGAGGAAAAACTCGAAGACGAAAAATGGGTAAGAGTTCCAAGAACTCCAAAGGGAAGCCTCTCGGCGGGCATAGACTTGGGAGTGAACAATCTCATGGCCGTCTATGTCGAGAATGGAGAAAGCTTTCTGGTCAATGGAAGACCGCCTAAAAGCATTGACTTCTACTGGAGGAAGAAGATTGCTGACTACCAGTCAAAACTCAATAAATCGGGAGCCAAGACGAGTAGGAAACTCAGGAGAATGCACGAAAAGGCTAAGCTTCAGGCTAAACACTACATCAACACTGCCGTAAGAGGAACGGTTAGGAAGCTCTACGAGTTGGAGTTAATAGAATCGTCGTTGGTTATCCAAAGGGCATGGCTCGGAATTCTGACAAGGGTAAAAGGCAGAACTTCCTCCTCTCTCACGTTTGGAGGTTTAATTACGTTATTAAACGCTTGATTGAAGTTGCGGAAGAGTATGGTATTCGTGTTGTGGTTGTTAATGAGGCTTTCACGTCTAAGGTTTGTCCCGTTTGCGGGAAGCCTCACGAGGGGGCTCGTTTCGTTCGTGGTTTGTTTGAGTGTCCCGCGACGGGGCTTGTCATGAATGCTGATCTCGTTGGTGCTTTTAACATTTTGAGGAAGGTTGTGAGGACCATAACCCCGAATCTGGGCAGGCTTTATGCTCAGAGGAGGGGTAACGGGGGGAAGGCCCGGCCAGAGGGGTTCGAAGAACCCTTTTCAAGGGTTGCCCTAATGAGAACCCCTCGAACCTCCCCATCACTGGCGAGGGGTTAAGCCAAACCCTCGCCCTTCACGGCGGGAAGGAGGTCAGCAAAGAACGGGGCGTCACTTCGTCGCCCTCGTTATCCCGACGTCCTCCACGAGGACGTAGGGCGTCGAGACCGGCGTGCTGACCTCCCACCAGTGGATGTGGTAGCTCTCCTTTCCGAGGGCCCTGATGCCCTCAAGGATTCTCTGCAGGTTGTCGCTGACGCGGACGTTCCTTATCGGCTTCAGCTCGCCGTTTTCAATGAGGAATATCCCGTCCCTCGGTATCGTCGAGAAGTCCCCTGCAACGTAGTTCTGGAAGCGCGTGTACCAGACGTTGGTGATGTAGATGCCCCTCTTGACCTCGCTGAAGAGCTCCTCCTTCGACCAGTCGCCCGGTTCGAGGACTATGTTCCAGGCGTGGGGCATTATCAAGCCCGCGTTTGCCGTGGTCTCTGTGCCGTACTTCCTGGCAAGGCTCGTGTTAAGGAGGAACGTCTTGAAGGTTCCGTTCTCGATTATCGTCGTTTCCCTTGTCGGGACGCCCTCGTCGTCGAACTTTCTCGTTCCGTAGCCGTTGGGCATGTTGCCGACGTCCTTTATCGTGACGAGCTCACTCGCGACCTTCTGGCCGAGCTTGTCCACGAGGAAGCTGAAACCGGCCTCTGCCGCGTAAGCCGAGGTCATGAAGCTCATGTAGCTGAGCAGGTTCGCAAACGCCAGCGGGTCGAAGATGACGTCGAAGCGTCCCTCCGGTCCCTGCTCCGGGTTCTGCGCCATTCTTGCTATCTCTCCTGCTTTTCTTCCAGCGGATTCTGGGTCGAACTTCTTGAGGACGCGGACCGAGTTCGTCCCGTGGCCGCTCTCAAGGTCTCCGATGAAGGCCCTAACGCTTATCTCTATCCCCGTCCCCTCGTCGAAGGCCTCAACGCCGTTGCTCGTGGTGAGGTAAAGCTTGTTGTGGTCGGTGTAGAGGACACCTGCAACTCTCTTGGCGCCCTCCTCGAGGGCGGCGTTGATGGCTCTCTCCACGTACTCGTTCGGCTCGTCGAGCTCAACTATGGCCTTGTCAAAGGTCTCTGGAATGTCCCTGTACTCAAACGGACCCTCGGCGATTCCATAGTAGTCCTCCTTCGGCGCCATGCCCTTCATGTTGCTCAAGAGTGTCTTTAGAGTCCTCTCGATGTTCTCCTCGCTCAGCTCGGTTATGGTCGTGCTCGCTACCCTCTTGTCCTTCTCGACGAAGAGCTCCACCTTCCTCTCGTGCCAGTTCTTGGCGACGGTTATCTCGTTGTTGGCGAAGCGAACCTGTCTCCTGTCCATCTCGTAGCCCAGAACTACGACGTCACCGAAGCCGAGCTCCTTGGCCTTCTTAAGGATGAACTCATTAACGTCGAACATCTTCACCACCTCACGGCCTCCTAAGCGGTATGTCCCTGAGCCTCGCGTGTGATCCACCCATCCACACCGGGACTCCCTGACTGGGCTCGCCCTTACCGCAGGTTCCAGGATAGAACTCGACGTCTTTACTGTGGAATTTATATTAACTGAAAGTTAATAACCTCTTGTCTTAAAAAAATTTATAAATTCATGGTTTTGTAATTGTACTTGAAAAACACTTGGAGGTGTGAATTGTGAAAATAGAAACACTTTACACCACAAAGGAGGAGATAACCAGCGGATGTCAGGTACCTCCGAATTTTTACGGATGTCCAAATTTGTGCATAACAATAAATGACGAGGAGTCTGAGTGAGATTTTAGATTAGAATTTTTTATTTTTTATATTTGATTTGAGGTAATATACAAGGTGATATACAATGAGATTAAATAAACTTGTACACTTTATTAAAAACGATGATGGATACATTGTCATAAATCCCCTTATCGGAGAGATCGATGTCATTGACTCTGAACTATACAATATGCTAATATCAGCAAATTTCAATTTGATTCCCCAAAAAATATTTGAGGTGTTAAAAGATAAATTAATTATAGTCCAAGATAATTACAATGAATTTTATGCTTATGAAAATCTTTTGAAAAAATTGAAATTTGATGTATCCTTTCAAACATTCACAATACTTGTCACTAGATCGTGTAACTTTGAATGTGTATATTGTTATGAACATACTAATCAAATTTTACTCCAAGAAAGACACATGAACAGGCGCATTGCAGATGAAGTCATTGAGTTTATCAATAGGATGTCATATAACTCAAAAAAGATAAAGGTGATATTCTATGGTGGCGAGCCACTCCTAAATATTAATGTACTCACATATCTTATGGACGAACTAGAAAGTCATCAGGGTCAAAAAATTACGTTTGAGCTGATAACTAATGGTTATCTTGTAAAGGATCTGTGGGAGAGGTATAAAAAATACTTCAAGAAATTTAAACAAATTCAAATAACGTTGGATGGTCCTCCAGAAATTCATAACAAGCTCCGCCCATTAAGAGGAGGGCTCCCTACATTTGAGACAATAATTACGGGAATCAAATTGCTGACAGATAATGGAGTTCATGTTGCTTTAAGATCTAACTTGTACCTAAAGTACATTAAGGAATATCCAAAACTGCTTGATGAGTTAGATAGATACGGGATAAACAAAAAGTATCTTCATATAGGAATAGGATTTGTTCACCCAGATGAAATTAAAAATTATCCTCTGATTTCAAAAAAATTTCTTAATTTATATTTGCAAATTAAGAGAAGAGGTTTTAGTATAACTCTCCCGTTCTATGTACAGAGAATACCCTGTGGAGCAATAACAAACAATTCATTTGTTATTGATTATAATGGAGATATTTATAAATGTTGGGCTTTAGTGGGATTAAAACAATTTAAAGTTGGGACTGTACAAAAGGGCATCTCAGAAAAAACCCACAGAAAGTTCCTTAGTCTTAATCCGCTTAATAATTCAAAATGCAGGGATTGTCCAATGTTAATGTTTTGTGGTGGTGGATGTATATACAATAACTACTTGCATTCTGGCAAATTGGATCTTGGTTTTTGTCCCTTTCAAAAATACAGTTTCAGGGAGTACCTACAACTATTCATTAAGGAGTTAGGAGACAAATATGCAAGTAAGAAACAAATTTAGCGAGTTAGGAGGCGAGACCATGAACTACGTTAATCGTTTCTACATTTCGAGTCTTCTTCATATAGTTTTCTATTCTGGTTTCTACTTAATCTATCTTCAGAGTCTTGGCCTTTCTAAAACCCAGATGGGATTTTTAATGAGTTTATCTCTAATTCTAGTTGCTTTACTTGAAGTCCCTACAGGAATCGTTGCTGACAAGATTTCAAAGAAGGTAAGTGTCTTACTTTCAAAGATCCTCACGATACCGAGCGTGCTTGCATTGTACCTTGCGCATTCCTTTCCAGGGGTTCTCCTTGCGACACTCTTCGGCGCGCTTTCAGTTGCTCTCATGACCGGGGCAGAAACTGGGTGGATTTACGAACTTCTCAGCAAGAGTGGTAGAGCCAAGGATTATCCAAAGGTTTATGGTAGGCTTAGATCTTTCGAGATGATAGGAGGTTTCGTTGGAACCATGATGGGCGGATTCCTCGCTGATTTTGTCGGCATGAGATTAACGATACTCTTAACTATACCCTTCGTCGTCGCATCCTTTCTTGTTCTCGCCACGATTCCTGGAGATGAAGCAAAGAGTGGGCTTTCTTATAGTCTCCACCTTCTTGAAAGCTTGAAATTCATAAAAAAACCTCCAGAAGTCATTTGGCTCTTCCTATATGCTAACATCATTGGACTTCCAGTTACAGCCTTCACAGCTTTTATGCAACTCTACTTTTATAGGTTCCTGGCATCCCTTATAGCAGTTTCGGCAATCTCTGCATTCCATACGGTCATCAACAGCGTCTCATGGTGCCTTGACGTTGGTAAGTACAGAGATGTTTTCTACCGTCATGCGGGAATAATACTACCCCTCCTTCTTCTCCTTGCAGGGCTTAATAAATGGCTCGGTTTTGTTACCCTAATCCTTGGCACTTTCACATTTGCCCAGGCCTTCAAGGAGTGGCAAGGGAAGTTCCAAGGTGCGATTCCTGACGAAAAGAGGGCAACATTAGGGTCTCTTTACTCACTCACTGCGGCGATAACCAATGGCATCCTAAACGCTCTCCTAGGATGGCTCTTTGACTGTATCGGTATAATGCACGGGCTTATTATTATAGCCTCATTCTTCCTTGGGATAGGCTTTTTATTCTCAATTATTAGTAGGAAGCACGGCTATTAAGGTCTTTTTGGCTTTATCCTTCGAAATGGGCTTTAACGCCCTCGTCATCGTAGAGGTAGAAGCCCCAGCTGTTCGGAATCGTCGGGTCGTCTATGACAGTGACTACCTCGCTCCCGATTCTCTCGCCGAGCATGTCGGGCTTGACAAAGCTCTCTCCCGCCTGGGCGGCTTCCCTACCAAAAATCCTGTCGGACTCGTAGGGGTGGCCGACGCTCTCGTGAACCGCTATGCCAGCGACTTCAGGGCTTATGACGAGGTCA encodes the following:
- a CDS encoding DUF72 domain-containing protein, translating into MINVGTCGFCEARAKYFMNFDAVEVQQTFYRILQEKTLKRWRKEAPEDFTFAIKAFQGVTHPPNSPTWRRSNVRPGKNVGLLKPTSEVLHFWRITLKEAEALGARFILIQLPKSFRESEESFDNAEKFFKMVERKDFEIAVELRGWSERGIKRFVGEFNVIDVTDPLVRVPLHNGETSYYRLHGRYENGRIIYRHSYSDEELEKIRERVLGWNRGESFVFFNNSDMCRDAKRFKVMVKE
- a CDS encoding aromatic amino acid transport family protein gives rise to the protein MPVSEGVDRKKVTTSHGRYYSARIAAQRRKKLVIIQNVRKRKATRGLRVNIIQVEKKHITKGEALAILVGTQIGAGVLGLPYAASKVGLIPALAVLIGVMFLMLWTGLIVLKFSAGMGGAQMSTVAQRVLGKAGGWLMYLSISIMSFGAVLAYIAGMGSVFAGLFGVSETVGALIFWVLASLVVYRGLEASGKTELAMSYAMLALFIAVTVMLVPHAKLSNGLYTDLSGILSMTGVAIFALGCHTVIPDVYKGLGSYEETKKILVWAFVIPTVIYAIFMVAFLLAFGRNTPQIATQGLELLYGRTGKIVGNLIPLLAITTSYIGIALAQQSNNEEFVGLKRPIAWGLTVIPPALVYFAGVKNFADVLAFAGDTGDMMAFIVLPILIWLVDKLRKR
- the cobB gene encoding NAD-dependent protein deacetylase, yielding MLSHAAKILARSKFAIAFTGAGISAESGIPTFRGFNGLWKRYRPEELATPEAFRRDPHLVWEFYRWRMRKILRAKPNPAHYALARLEEIGVLKAVITQNVDDLHREAGTKNLIELHGNIFRVRCTSCDYRENLKGSGRVHEFVESRELPRCPRCGSLLRPDVVWFGEPLPKEALEKAFNLAERADAVIVVGTSGVVYPAAYIPYIVKERGGRVIEVNVERSGVTPVADVFLRGKAGEVLPKLVKLVEGLI
- a CDS encoding DUF3783 domain-containing protein; this encodes MKVLLVGFTSEEVEKVKELGYPVLPVPEHFRGLKVSEILEKDFEEGKLDWAGGKFLIMHGLSNEDIKRVIPAVRELAEGRVIFATTTETNLGWTLEELLAELRQEDEYFRAMREVKRQIKERKGPFLDIGNVK
- a CDS encoding TIGR02253 family HAD-type hydrolase, whose product is MIKAVLFDLDDTLVDTTKLAEMARRNAIENMIRHGLPVGFDTAYNELLELINEYGSNFNRHFDYLLRRLELPQNPKWVASGVIAYHNTKFAYLRSVRGARKVLLDLKREGYVLAVVTDGDPIKQWEKILRLELDDFFDDVFISDYLGVRKPHPKIFKRALKKLGVRPEEAVMVGDRLYSDIYGAKRVGMKTIWFRYGKYRDKELEYLDYADFAVDSLEEVPKIVRGLNNEEKERSDSEVHAD
- a CDS encoding ASCH domain-containing protein, encoding MRRKSVRIRKFMLIDSAYKSRILRGDKVTTIRYGLYEAEPGSEVYLVITPSDTAVAKVRITRVERKKVKELTNEDAKLDGFSDVRELLRELNRIYGELYGDDEVTIIGFEVIKRFEDGIPLKWLKGLNYREPEEIARLYLENQDRLNFNRETDFIMRRIYNEGLGRAVRTFGPKKVQGALLKVYHGLYGAGLI
- a CDS encoding phosphatase PAP2 family protein; its protein translation is MKKSKFDTRFTALTAGVFFVLTLQTTGLLRGINELVNSRLPLLDTPLMNFLTWLGDGLFLVLFVIFAVLHDWKRERRLSDRTLAFVASAVVGLAVVGVLKFAFAEPRPRPLPGAHALSAGAFPSGHTFRASIIAGYVADRWKRFAPFAWAYAVGIALTRLFLHYHWLGDVFFSLIFAPWLYRLLILTEDIWLPFARRILEKFKVGVVEV
- a CDS encoding COG2426 family protein — translated: MNGIIEVFLLSLVPTFEGRYAIVYGIGGGYPLWETLLTAALGVLLLSIALPAALPYIDRIMLWLENTPLKKLARLYLYYVERVRKKARPYVEKWGFLGLIVFVAIPLPGTGIWTGSLAAYLLGIGKKQTVPALVLGGLLSMAITVLPALGLFG